The following DNA comes from Hylaeus volcanicus isolate JK05 unplaced genomic scaffold, UHH_iyHylVolc1.0_haploid 12197, whole genome shotgun sequence.
TTCTTGTAAATCAGGTAAAGGTAAAACTTTTAgaatttctctttcaatttGGACAGTTAATTCAgcatcgtgaaatattttacttaattcACGTTGCAACCAATGTGGGTCAATCGTTCGAACATTTAATGAATCTGAAGAAACTCCTCCCCGTGACAAACCAGATACCATTTCATCGTCTTCATCGTCTTCCGCATCATTTGCATATTTGGCTTCCAAATATGtctcttcttcatcttctccCAATCTTTTTCgatcttctttttcctcgtcATCTTTATCAGCAAAAATTTCGTTATCGACATCTCCGTTCATATCATTAAACTCAGGTTCATCCTCTTCATCAAAAACGACAGCAACACCAGAAACTTCAGCTGCAGAAGTATCTTGGGTTGTAGAAACATCTGTATCTACCCCATTTGAGCGACTTATTTTGAAATCATGTAATCCACGACTTAATTGATATAACTGCATGAATGTTTCAGTAGACAATGGTCCAACAGTAGCTTcacattgttcttttttttgaacGTCTTGAAGCTCTGAATCTCGACAAGTACTTATGATCAAGTCTGCTGCGTCCATGAGGACATCATCAGGCTCGTCGCCTATGACAGTCACTATTTCACTTAAAAGGCGCCTGTACAATAATGAAGATTCCGTGGTTGATGGAACGTACGACGATACTTCTGATACATCAGGATCTAAAACACTAGCACCTTTTCTAAtttctgtttgaaatttttttgaagCGATCATTCTTTGTCTATGCGTAGAATCGGCTTTAGAAGAATACGGTCTTTCCGATAAAGTTGCCATTGTTacttgttttttctttaaagcTTTTTGAAATTCCGTAGGATTACTTCGAACAACTTTATCTCCCATAGCGTAATTCAATTTACCTACTAAACTTTCTGGTTCTCCCGTTGGTTCATTTTGGCTTGGTGCATGAGATTCTTTTTGAATGACAAGATTCGAGTTCAAACGATAGTCAAAACGACGAAACGCTTCAAATCTTTCAGccattgtttaaacaattacaATGGACCTTATGACTTATTCAAttgtaattctttcttaatttattcgacTAAAAAATCTgttgttttcgttttatatattattgttacttGATCAATACCATACAATACTCTACAagatatactttatttaaaacttgtaaagaaaattgatttaaaaacatatcaaATCATGCTTAACACCATTAGAACGACTGTAACTCTATACTTAGCTAGTAAGTTGTATCCAACTTGATCAAATTCTTTGACTTTTTTGACTGTCCGGgacagtaattttttaaacgtgtcCTTTCAACTCCTCCAACGTTTTCACAATAAGACTATCGTGTCAGAACTCCCTGGTGGTAAAAAGTAACCTTACCATAAACTACTTTTCGATAAAAcatagtgttttttttttgcaacaGCATGACATTCGGACTATGTTTCAAGTTAgttaaactttaaattttaaaagaaccTACCTAGCATTATTTAATAGCCAACTGATCACTTCTTTTAACCAGTTGCAGACTTTGTACCGTTAAACTAGTGTTTAAAAAGTCACATccttttttggtaaaaaaaaactcattGAAATTCATATCTGTTTTAATGTTATACCTAATTATCCTAAATTCAAATCATTCActcgtttaaaagaaaacaccTTAACGTAGACAGACCAGTGTGATACCCGTCTGGTAAATATAGATACCTTATCACTTTATCTTTACACCAGCCCAATCGTTATTGTTTCGATACGAAAagataaaaaactaaaaaaagcacgcttatatttttttgctatttgaatttacacggtttctattcttttagaaaaattatctTAATGCCACAGgcatttgttttcaaattacttttttaaaacatttagcAACCGTGTTCACGCTTggtaaatgtattaaaaaggTTAAGCTCTTAAACTCTTGACTagattcataattttaaaactttcaaatataCCCCATTATATTATTCGTGTACCTTTGTTTCCCATGACGGAGGTACAACAAAGGTGTTATTCTTTTCTCGAACGCTACACTGGCtagataaattttgttttgagaCTCAAATCTTACCGAAAtatattctcgagaatttttttttaaaattgttgtttatatttacatagtaCGAACGTTTTATAAAGGAAgctgtaaaaaaagaaaaagcaatacattcatttaaagAAGACAAGTTatgatttgttttttcaatttcttagcGTCATGTAGTccctttttatttacataataaacattcttttattgaactcaaaaaaataaatgaggttaatctttggtttttttgaaaaaatatttcaatatataaagcaaaaaacatttatctgacaaaaaattattattttgtactatACCTTTTTTTGAGTGATCGCTCGACAAGGAGAAGCAGTGTCTTAAATTAGCATGTCCCTTTCACATAATACTAAatgtagtatttttttttaaatttaaattcatgtcATTTAAAAGAATCCAAGTAGCTTGTTATTacaatgttaaaattattattagttttctttttaataaaaaaaagtaatatcgtgaaaaggattttttttttttgacctAAAACAAGACAAATTGCAAAGTGTAATTAAAGAGTTGACCAAAAAGACTTCActagtaataaaaaatcaaatatgaAATCGTATTTGCTTATGAACGTCATGTTAGAGTACCGTACGAAacgtttaatgaaaaaaaaaagttgcaaagtattttttttataaattcttttggatgcaaaatcaaatcaatatttttaagaaaaacaatgTCCATAGTTTCAAGTACTAATTGCATTCAAAGTTGGAGTTATcaagaaaaacataaataatgtCAAAGAATTGTTAGCGTGTTTTCTCTGTGAGCCGTAGACGTGTTTTTGTgtcaataaagaaaataaaaagaatttgacATGCATGTAGTTCGATTGAATGTCGtgaaacatataaattatCAGTGATATGTTACTTGTCGAATATTGTGAAAGCGATAAAATATAGATAGCATATTTTTGGGGTACGATTAAAAAACAAGGACATATATTTATGTGGTATGCagttaatagaaattaaaataacaataaacataTCTTAGACATTTCTGAGAAGTTTCCAATTTGATCTATACTTAGATTCACGCTTTTATCACCTCTTGTGTGATTGATGAGTAGAATAGATTTGtcttaaatcatttttgttggAGTTATGTCCTGAGTACATATAGATTTTTGTGTTGATatagtaataaaaagaaaaggaaataaaaattaaatttttttttcttattgatttgaattattactagtttttttttaataaataagaagTCATttgatcatatttttttttttgttttataatattttcttttcaatttatataaaaacaattgtttatttttactgattgctttaaagtaaaataaagtatgattttttagaaatataaattaatgcagTATGTTGTAATGAAATcgtgaatatataatatatttcatctagtgaaattgatttctttttgcgaaggttttttttttgtataccaCAAATTACAAGTCAAGTTccgtgtatttttttaaattacgacTTGTATTAGtcttttttgaagaatttatttccaaagtCCATTTATATAGATAGGTCAATACGCGTTGATACACCATTTAGCGGGAACAATAATTAGTAACGTGATTTGTTTGCTACgtgaaataaaacataatttttagtGAATGGGTGACGTGAATTAAGGAAGTGTCAatcaaaaaaaagtttacatcagttttctattttatttaaaagccGAGTATTGTTCTTTCCTTATTGTTTTAAGCTTATTCAACTTAAATTACTTGACAATTCTTACTTATTGTTTCAACTAGGTGTACTCAATTTTTGTCTTTTGGTTTCCTAGAGCTCGTTACTTACTCcagtaatttattgaaattataagcGTTGTTTCcgtatcaatttttacagtctttttttttgtttcaaactttttattgTGAAATCGCTATTTTTGTTAAGACTCTCTTTTCATCATTAAAAACTCATAATGAGCAATACTTTTGATGCTTCGTTAACGCCtcctaaatttttatttagtgtTCTACATAATGAATTTCAAGACAACTTAACaccaataaagaaaaaattaagcaGCTTCACATCAAATATAACATGCAAGAAAACGCAAGGAGAAGATTATTCAATGACATGGTTTTCAACCGCCGATACCACACTTAAAAGCTCTTCGGACTGGTCTACAAGTGATGTGCAAAAGCATCCTCTTGATCTAATATCATCTCAATCAACGCATCATCATGAAATATTGGATGATTCTAGCGATAAGCATTTCACATCTTCTacgcaaaatttatttaaaacttcgCATCAAAGGGAATCAGATAAATCTTTTTCCTTGGTAACAGAAAAATGTGttgatgaattaaattttcataattcgtACACATATGGGGTCCAAAATCAATTACTTAAATCTTATTCCACTCAACTTTTACCAGATACATCACATCTTTTACGTCTTCGACTTGATTTATTATGTAACAATAAAGATTCTAATATAGCTTATTTAACGGACTCAGATACAACGCAAAAATGTGATACAGATTCCATTAGTTCTATAAGCCGACTTTCACATATATTGGGTAACTTGCCGAGTCCTACTACGCGAAATGTATTGGATTCAACTCATACGTCATGTTTAAACTATCAACAAAGAAGTGATACcgatttatcaaatttttgtcgtCCTTTTCCATATTTCCCAGAGCCCTACCAACTCATCaataccaaaaataaaaaaattcgacaTAAAACTGCTCCATCTCCATTGAATCCATTCATTATATCGCAGAAAAGCACTCTTgattcaaaattgaatacattCGATGATCAATACATTCATCCACTTTTTCAAGACATGTTTCCTGACACTGTTCTTTCTGATACTGTagcaaagaaaaaatcaaCCACTCCATCCAATGCCTTAGTATACAATCCACCAGAAAGCATGGCTACTTTGTCTTCAATGAAACCTTTAGACAAACCTTTAACGTCGGAGGATACTCTTTCTTTGGATTCCTTTAAGGTATATCATTTGCTCCTTATTTATCATAGCAAAGAAAATGactgtttttatttctagGTATATCCCTGTCAAGATGCCAATTGTTTAGAACGCAAAGCAATCGGTCCCTTCTACGAAAACAAAGTTTGTCAATATTATCACTCTCAACGAGATAGAAGACGTCACCCAGTTCTTTGTCAATACAAAGCAGAGCCTTGTGATCATCATTTCAACGTAGAAAACGACGAACCATTACTTTGTCCACTACGCGACCAGTACGTTATCtttatacttttcaaaaaCATACTAAAGAagcattaaaatattgtatgcTTTTATTAAATCGTTGATCTAGTGTAATTAGTATTGTTAGTAACCGTTTCACCCACTaatactactactactactactactccTACCATTAGTAGaactactattactactactactactactaccaTTAGTAGaactactattactactactactactactaccaTTAGTAGaactactattactactaaTATTACTACTAGTAGTAGGATTGTTAGTATCATTATCATCACTACTAATGTCATGATGAATGGTACGGTTCTTACAATACGCGTGGCCGTTGTCTCTACAGTGACCATTAATTGTGATTAGACAGCGCATGATTATAGGcggttttgtaatttttgatGGATGGTGTTATTAGCATGTTCAGTTTATAAGCTttgttagaagaaaaaaagttttctCTTTGTGTATCTGAAACTTGGcgttctaagcattaaattttTGACTAGGTGCGATCGTTGTCATAATCATCATGAACTTTTGTATCATCCGAGTATTTATAAACAACGGTTCTGCTCATCTTATAATCAGCTAgaggtaatatttttctcaaagaaaaaattagtGAAATGCATCATTGTATGCTGATATAGTGTTACAGAGGAAAAATGTGCGCTTTCGCACATACACGAGAAGATATACGCTGTGAACTATTTAGCCTCGAAGATGAAAAAGATCCCAAGGTAAAGATTTTTaaggttttttaaataaaatttcaactattttttaattctgtagCCGGAATTCTTCATGaacttatttaaaacaatctGGTGTCCTTACGGAGTGCAACACGATTGGCATGCATGTTTATATGCTCATACCTATCAAGACTGTAGAAGAAATCCAAAGATCGGATACACATCTGAACCGTGTCCTTATTGGAAAAAAGATCTTCATTCAGCCGATTATGACCGACGGTGTCCTGCAGGTTCACGTTGCCCTTACGCTCACGGCTCCAAGGAACAATTGTATCATGCATCTTGTTATAAGCTGATGCCTTGTACAGATTATCgttctgaaaaaaaatgtcccaGAGGAACTATGTGCGCTTTTTACCACGAACTCAGTGAAAAACGTTTCGCCACGCCTGTTATgacaaataataatgttttacCAGTAACTTCAATGTGctatttgcaaaaaaaattttcaaaacccCCACTCTTCAATACAGAAGccttttaaaaatgtgtttacGACCATCTAGATATCAAGAAAATCAACAAGTAACAATGGTTTGACAatgaagaatatgaaaaactgttatttgttttgtttacttttaataagGAGAAAAAACACGAAATTTTTGGTGAAATTTATACAATGTTTTCAAGAATCATATTGGTCAACTCCAAGcaaaaacgtaattaaaaaaaagctattatagaaataagaaatattaaaaaaaaattgtttaattgaaattatttagtaCACGAAAGTATGCGTaaaggttttaaaaaaaatgttatttttcagtttcaaatttttagaCCTGTGCGTCAAATGATGAAGCTTATGGGAGATTAAAGTCACAGACTTTTGTAAGAAACTCAGTAGAAGCAAAAAGAACAGATTCTTTACCAAATCTTTTGGTtctataatacattttttcaaaagtaaCACCATTCTTGAAAagtatattgaatttttcaaagaaatcagTGCAATTAAAGTAGCTtgatttcaattgaaaaattcaacatatttttttctaaaataaaaattgtattggaataagtttttttttcattatttaatagtatttttatttatctaattaaaacacatatttatggTGCGGGAGTCTATAGAAAGAGGTACAAACCTTCAATGTTTTCATTCCGACGATTCGGAGTGTGAAAGTCACGTTAGCAAAAAAATGCTACCAAAACCAGTAGAATCAAagaatttttgtcaaaaatgGTTTTGGGAACCtcattcattaatttttgagtATTTTACTTCATTTATGCTGCGAGCAAAATGTGAAGGTTTTCGCGGGGTAAAACCGGATGAATTACCAGATTTATGGCTAGGAGATACAATATCAGTTTGGTGTGAGcgcttttttaataaaatggataATTTATTAGTTCGTTCACATAAAGGTTTAACATTGATATCTTCCCCTCAATGGATCATTTTAGCAGCTCTGTTGTcagtttttaaatatcatttattaattattttcgttatgcAATTAACTGGAACCTTAAGCGCTCTTATATCAAGTTGTTTAATGGCAGTATTTTTGGAGTCACAAGAGTCCAATCCAGATCAAATGAGTTCATCAGCACGGATGCAAGGTGTCCTGGGTGGTTtaggtattttatttttagatcttTTCTTCATCTTTTTCAATTCACAAGCAAGGTTTTGGTCCGAGCGTATTAAACTTCGTATACAAGGTTCTTTAACATGTGGAATCATGCACAGTACACTAAAACGTTCAATCCATGCCAAATCAATGAAGGAAAACGCTGTTCCCAATTCTTATAATATGCTTATTGTTGATGTTGGTGCCATTACTGATTTAATTTTCGCTATGCTAGACCTTTTACTTCTACCTATAAGTGTTACCTtcagttatatttttttggtaGATCGTgtgagttttttttattcatagtGTTCGGTCGTATATGATTGTTTGTTCATTATGCTTAGATAGGGAAATCAAGTTTGACTGGAATCGGAATATtactttttgtaatttttttaatgctttttcttcaaatattgaatggtttattaaaacaatcaTATGTTGAAAAAAGGGATTTACGTTTACGTCGAACGCATGAAGTCGCCACGGAAGTACGATCAATTCGTATGCTAGGCTGGTGaatataacgaataaaaatatactcaTAATCATactagttttttttattactctATAGGGGTCAATTAGCTGCTCAATATGTAggagtatttcgtgaaaaagaaatgaagtaTCTGAAATATCGTATGTATTTAGATACTTTGGCAGCCATACTCGCTAATGCAGCGTGTAAGTGTACCAATGAAACACCTtctgataattattttttaaatcaaaataataacgttttttttgttatataatagATAATTTCACACAGATTGCTATATTTACTGTATACATTATGGATGCTTTAAAAGTAAATCCGTTTTTCCGATTTAAAGCTTCAGTTGTCATACCTGTCGTTCAAGTGACCAATAAACTGGTGGAACCCATTTCCGTACTTCCTTTCACAATTAATTCGTTAATTGAAGGTTGGGTGTCTTGTGAAAGATATTATAAAAGAGTTTGCAACGGTCGCCCAGCTTTCGAATCCTTTAATGAACCTAGAGCCTGTAATATACCCAAAACATCAATGTATCGTTCAACAAGTAGTGAATTATCTCCCTTGTTACGCAATTCCAAtactttggaatttttttcgcAACCTCATTTaaaccaaaaaagaaaaaatttacagGAATGTTATTCTTTATGTGATAATAAATCCTCTTCTcttgaaatgtatttaaaagaatCAGAAATATATATGATTCAAgtaaaaggtttttttttctgggaAAGTTTAACGGATCAAAATAAGTTTCCTAACAAATGGTTTTTACGTGATGAATTTTCGCAATTGTCGAAGGATAAAATTGAAACCGTAACAGATAGCCAAATTTATTGTcaaatacgaaataatttaataaaagaagaaaatcaattgaaaaatcaaCAGTTCCagaaaccttttttttttttaactattccGGAATTTACTGTAAAGAAACGTGAATGTTGTTTTGTTTCAGGCATTTCTGGAAGTGGAAAAAGTTCATTGGTGCTAGCGCTTTTAGGCCATATGTTTTCATTTACCGAAAAGTTTAGCATCCACTCAATTCAAAACTCAGTGAGTAACTCAAATAGTGCTGAAAGAAATCAAAGTATTGGCTACACATGTCCGTCACCTTGGATTCCTAAAGGAACGGTTCAGTCGGTTATACTTTTTGGACGTCCAATGGATATTCAACGTTATAATCGTGTAATAGAAGCATGTGAATTGACGCTAGATTTAGAATCATGGACTCCAGATGGTGATCAACGTTTTGTGTGTCAAGGAGGAACAAGCTTAAGTGGTGGACAAAGATCACGTCTTTCTCTTGCGCGTGCATTATATGGTTTTGTTCATCCAAATTATCGTGATCTACCCCAGGAATTTGTaacacatatattttttttagatgatCCCTTTGCGTCATTGGATCCCGCAATAAccaatcgaatatttttaaatttatttggtgTTAATGGTTTACTTCAATATGCTACTACAATCTTAACTTTTCATgatcaattttttgaatattctattCATTCTTTAATCCAAAGTTCAGATGTTTTATCTGTTGATCTCAAAAAGTATACTTTACATCACGGTTTTCTAAGAAGAGTTGCCCTCGAGCGAAGTTGTTCCAAGATACAGAATCATGATCACCACTCTTATCAAAGTATTTATCAGAATAGTGATCACACAAGTGATCCGAGTGGTGATAAGAATAGTGGTCAAAAGAGTGATCAGAATAACGATTTAAAGgtacaaacaaaaacacaATCGTTTCAACACAGTTCCCGTGTCATCAATACAGAAAACAGTCATGAAATGgtatctttaataaaatctcATGATGAAGAGTTTATGGTTTCTGGGTCCGTCAAATCGCATACATATACGTGGTTTTTACAGCAAGTTGGAGTACCTCTTATTCTATTCATggttctatttattttcttacagtatttattacaatacgCGTCAACATTATGGTATCAAATTTGGTTTTGGTTTTTTTATGCTATCgcattttttcttgtaatattCGATGTTTATTATAGGTTGTCTTACTGGACTTACTCGAGTTCTATATTAgccaaaaataatgtttctttagttTCTTCTACGACGAATAAAACGTcacatgaaaatttttttttttttctcaatgtatttaaaaaaacttttaccGCAATTCAACAGGAACATTTACCTAcgcaagaagaaaataatagagGATCgcttattatatttatcatgTAAGGAAGCTAAATGTTCATTTGGCTTGTGAGTACATTCTACACAGGTTATCTCTTGGTAACATTACATTTCTGGCGATACTCTATTTTTTTGGACTTGTGGGTTCCTTAAAAgcttctttaaaaatacatatagaattggttgaaaaaatatttcaaggcCATTactgtatgtataaaatttttccTCTAGGAGTTATAGTGAATAGGtataaattcacgaattttcaaaacataatCATACATTACCAAGTTGAATCATGATAAATTGAGTTGTAACATGGATTATgtaactttgtataatttcaatagagttgtatttgtttaattatggTTCTGATCCTAGATGTAATGCGGATATGGATATCGTAGATAATGGTCCTTTACGTACTCTAAGTGGATTTTTTGGAACAATTATTAGTTTTGTATTAGGGGTTAGATTTctgtatttactttttttgcccctttttttttaattaaaaatggcgTTTTGTAGATGTCCATTCTTTTCTTCCTAAGCCCTTGGTGTAGCTTAATTCTACCGCCTGTAGCTTATATTGTTTATCATTATGTGTATAAGCTTTTCCGACCTGCTAACAGGTTAGGCATTGCGCAGTGAAGAAGAGTtccgtttattttcatttacttgaCTGTTGCTGTAGAGAGCTTCAGAGATCCAAACTCTATGCACTAAGTCCCTTGTGTGGTCATTTAAGCGAATTGGAGTCTGGTAGTTTTTTCATCAAAGCTTTCGGTGCTGAAAAGTATTATGAAGATAAAAGTACTGAAT
Coding sequences within:
- the LOC128883039 gene encoding ATP-binding cassette sub-family C member 5-like isoform X3, which codes for MVRESIERGTNLQCFHSDDSECESHVSKKMLPKPVESKNFCQKWFWEPHSLIFEYFTSFMLRAKCEGFRGVKPDELPDLWLGDTISVWCERFFNKMDNLLVRSHKGLTLISSPQWIILAALLSVFKYHLLIIFVMQLTGTLSALISSCLMAVFLESQESNPDQMSSSARMQGVLGGLGILFLDLFFIFFNSQARFWSERIKLRIQGSLTCGIMHSTLKRSIHAKSMKENAVPNSYNMLIVDVGAITDLIFAMLDLLLLPISVTFSYIFLVDRIGKSSLTGIGILLFVIFLMLFLQILNGLLKQSYVEKRDLRLRRTHEVATEVRSIRMLGWGQLAAQYVGVFREKEMKYLKYRMYLDTLAAILANAAYNFTQIAIFTVYIMDALKVNPFFRFKASVVIPVVQVTNKLVEPISVLPFTINSLIEGWVSCERYYKRVCNGRPAFESFNEPRACNIPKTSMYRSTSSELSPLLRNSNTLEFFSQPHLNQKRKNLQECYSLCDNKSSSLEMYLKESEIYMIQVKGFFFWESLTDQNKFPNKWFLRDEFSQLSKDKIETVTDSQIYCQIRNNLIKEENQLKNQQFQKPFFFLTIPEFTVKKRECCFVSGISGSGKSSLVLALLGHMFSFTEKFSIHSIQNSVSNSNSAERNQSIGYTCPSPWIPKGTVQSVILFGRPMDIQRYNRVIEACELTLDLESWTPDGDQRFVCQGGTSLSGGQRSRLSLARALYGFVHPNYRDLPQEFVTHIFFLDDPFASLDPAITNRIFLNLFGVNGLLQYATTILTFHDQFFEYSIHSLIQSSDVLSVDLKKYTLHHGFLRRVALERSCSKIQNHDHHSYQSIYQNSDHTSDPSGDKNSGQKSDQNNDLKVQTKTQSFQHSSRVINTENSHEMVSLIKSHDEEFMVSGSVKSHTYTWFLQQVGVPLILFMVLFIFLQYLLQYASTLWLSYWTYSSSILAKNNVSLVSSTTNKTSHENFFFFLNVFKKTFTAIQQEHLPTQEENNRGSLIIFIMLSLGNITFLAILYFFGLVGSLKASLKIHIELVEKIFQGHYCMYKIFPLGVIVNRCNADMDIVDNGPLRTLSGFFGTIISFVLGMSILFFLSPWCSLILPPVAYIVYHYVYKLFRPANRELQRSKLYALSPLCGHLSELESGSFFIKAFGAEKYYEDKSTELTSNFLKTQFMQIGFTCWASTRLALLSFPFTFFNSVVPFILRSLNIVAPIQFFSGLLFGYTQQADAATSAGFTGLAIWLAIRLPTSLGAILWSFSDLEQKMCSLERIESMITMFGSQKQPLIIRQNKFTSNPITPHLKNTPSLFKKCVYRYEDDIDAHLVSRSENIVHKITEIPSNHVIMKVLNLSVSYQVDLSSSHKSPEQQTETCSSFQEPCALRIPNVSAKSGDFIGIVGRTGSGKTTFLLSLLNLLTINHGVILLNDIPICHMSETLINKIIGILPQFPPLFRGWTLRQCVDPKNQFLPSEIYHILSLVSLSTRVAALENGLDTIVMSPSCESDTSSAIFTNAELRTLALARLALHSKNYRLVLVDEPPAENLHSEDHILTRCSSQAEHDTTLNHSNARSVPYASKKTDVADLLRMLFPTSIIIVVAHQAATFKNCNQLWVFSRGELKGIEPGSSVRTQEDLTRLIMKYET